A window of Costertonia aggregata contains these coding sequences:
- a CDS encoding PRTRC system ThiF family protein: MKTRIHFAPNYFYNPTHPITVALIGVGGTGSLMLARLARIDYALRQVGHPGLHVIAYDSDKVEPNNVGRQLYTVSDIGEYKVVNAVCKVNMTFGLQWEGIPMDALPDSEDVRANIIITCVDIASFRVQLAQSIRQPHKGSDYANGYYWLDLGNSRNTGQFVLGTLFNEERKMEREDFEMVDKLKNIIDFFPDLDAHDTPNLQGAGCAYSDKLNEQSLFINDVLVAHASDCLFRLLYHKQIQKHGAFVNLESGKVNSIGV; this comes from the coding sequence ATGAAAACTAGGATACACTTTGCCCCCAACTATTTTTATAACCCGACACATCCCATTACGGTTGCGTTGATAGGGGTCGGTGGAACAGGCTCATTGATGCTCGCAAGATTGGCAAGGATAGATTATGCCCTACGGCAAGTAGGACACCCAGGGTTGCATGTTATTGCCTATGATTCCGATAAGGTAGAGCCTAACAATGTAGGACGGCAACTTTATACGGTATCGGATATTGGGGAATACAAAGTCGTTAATGCCGTATGCAAGGTCAATATGACGTTTGGGCTTCAATGGGAAGGCATCCCGATGGATGCATTGCCCGATAGCGAGGATGTACGGGCGAATATTATTATCACTTGCGTTGACATTGCCTCTTTTCGGGTACAATTGGCGCAATCGATTCGACAACCCCACAAAGGCTCCGATTATGCCAATGGGTACTATTGGTTGGATTTAGGCAATAGCAGAAATACAGGGCAATTTGTTTTGGGAACCTTGTTCAATGAGGAGCGAAAAATGGAACGGGAAGATTTTGAAATGGTGGACAAACTGAAAAACATCATCGACTTTTTTCCCGATTTGGATGCGCACGATACCCCGAACTTACAGGGAGCGGGATGCGCCTACTCCGATAAGTTGAATGAGCAGTCTTTGTTTATTAACGATGTATTGGTTGCCCATGCGTCCGACTGTCTGTTTCGGCTGTTGTACCATAAGCAGATACAGAAGCACGGGGCATTTGTGAATTTGGAATCGGGTAAGGTAAACTCGATAGGTGTCTGA
- a CDS encoding DUF6088 family protein — protein sequence MQSVESKIKKAISKKKRGDLLFPDDFRRLGSSEAIRLALHRIEKEGFIQRVAQGIYVRPKTSKYVGEVLPTAEEIARAIAKRDQIRLVPTGVYASSALGLSTQVPMKLVFLTDGAPREIKLGKRSIKLKKTTPKNLSAKGEISRLVIQALREIGKDQLTEGEEAKIIDLLKKEDQKDLLHDIALAPAWIRKIMEKSLENG from the coding sequence ATGCAGAGCGTTGAGTCCAAAATAAAAAAAGCCATTTCCAAAAAGAAGCGGGGAGATTTATTGTTTCCCGATGATTTTAGGAGATTGGGTTCATCCGAAGCTATACGTTTGGCTCTCCATAGAATTGAGAAAGAGGGCTTTATTCAAAGGGTAGCCCAAGGAATCTATGTACGCCCAAAGACAAGTAAATATGTGGGAGAGGTGTTGCCAACGGCAGAGGAAATTGCTAGGGCCATAGCTAAAAGAGACCAGATCCGATTAGTGCCTACCGGGGTATATGCTTCAAGCGCATTGGGGCTTAGTACACAAGTCCCCATGAAACTTGTCTTTCTTACCGATGGAGCTCCCCGGGAAATAAAGTTGGGGAAGCGAAGCATAAAATTAAAGAAAACTACCCCTAAGAATCTATCGGCCAAAGGGGAGATAAGCAGGCTGGTCATACAGGCCCTTCGTGAAATTGGAAAAGACCAATTAACGGAAGGAGAAGAAGCAAAAATTATAGACCTCTTGAAAAAAGAGGATCAAAAAGACCTGCTTCACGATATAGCATTGGCTCCGGCATGGATCCGTAAAATCATGGAAAAGAGCTTGGAGAATGGATAA